Part of the Sphingobium lignivorans genome is shown below.
CCGAGATCCCAGCGAAGAGCGGCGTCGCGACCGGAGAGGGGAAGGCGACGCGAGCCCCACGCGCTCCTCATCCGGGGGCGCTTTCAGCGAAAGCATGACGTGAACGACCCGAGGCGTTCCGCCAAGCCATGCCCATTCCGACCATCCGGCCGCGAGAGCACCCCAGACCAGCGGCGCCACCAGCAGTCCCGCGCGTGCCGCCACCCAGCCGCCCAGCAGCCACCCGAGGAAGCGCATCGGGCGACCGGACGCGCTCATGAGCGCGATGGCTCCGCTGCGTCAGGGAAGCGATGGGTTGTCTTGTCCCACACCAGCCGTTGCCCGCGCAGATGACGCACATAAATGTCCACGGCACGCCGCACCGCCAGCATCGCGATGATATTGGCCACCAGCGAACGCGGCACGGAGAGCAGCGCTTCCCACCAGCCATAAGCGCGCCAGACGAAGATCATGCGGACCAGCAGGCGCCAGCCGAGAATGACGCCGGTGATCTTCAGCAACCATGGCAGGGGCCAGGGCAAGGGCGCGCTCGCCCGTCCCGCCAGCTCCGCGATAGCCACCAGCCCGGCCATCAGCAGGCCGAGATAGGCCGCGAGCAGGACCAGTGCGGCCAGCGCGGCGCGCCGGTCGCGCAGTCGCATCCAGCGCTCGTGCCAGGAGCCGGACCAGCCCATGCGGTCCCAGCCGGCCAAGGCGATGCCCACCGTCCAGCGCGCTTTCTGCCGGACCGCCGCGCCCAACGTATCCGGGAAATATTCGCGCGTCGCGATAAGCGCGCCGTCTTCGTCGCGCATGCGCACCAGCACGCCCCGGTCGCCTGCCTCGCCGATGCGCAGGCCCAGCTCATAATCCTCGGTCAGGCTGTCGGGATCGAATGGCAATTCCCCGCGCGCGGCGGCGATGCGCCCGAGCACCCGGCGATTGAACCCGCAGCCAACGCCGGCGGACGGCAGCGCCGCGCCCAGTGCCTCCCGCACCGCCAGTGATTTGCCATGATGCTCGGCGAACTCGTCGCAATAATGGCCGGCGATCCAGCGCGAGCGTGCCGAGGCGAGCGGCAGCACCGGAAGCTGGACGAGGCCGAAGCGCGGCGCGAGCAGGCCAATGAGCCGCAGGGCATCGCGGTGCACGACGTCTTCCGCGTCATGAAGAACGACGGCCAGCATCTCGCGGCCCTGCGCCTGTTCCCATGCCCGCATGGCGCCCCAGAGCTGATTGAGACAGTCCGCCTTCGTGGTGGGGCCCGGCCGGGGATTGAGGACGAGCGACACGCGCGCCCCGTCCGGCCCCGCCGTCACTTGCCGGACTCGCTCCAGGGTCACCGGGTCATTGGGATAGGCGCCGACGAAGAGATGGACGTCCTCGTCACGCCACTTGTGCAGGCATGCGCGCAGCATCGGCCCGATCACCTCGCCCTCGTCCCACGCAGGCACGAACACCGCGATCGGCCCCGCCCGGCCAGGCGGCGGGAGATCGCAGGCCGTCATGCGCGCGATGCGCGAATAGATGGTGATGGAGCGCCACAGCCGGCGCGTGGCATAGAGGCCGTCAATGGCCAGGTCGTCCAGCCCGCCCAGTAGCAGGCCGATCGCGGCGAACAGCAAGAGTTCGTTGCGCAGCAGCTCAGCAGCCGTCAGTGCCAGCCCCATAGCCCCCCGTGGGTCGACGCCTCTCCCCCCCTGCGCCGCGCCGTCTCTATCGGGCCAGCAAGGTGGAAAATGCAAGGACCAATGACGATCGGCGATCCGCGGTGCGATGACGCTCCGTCGGCACCTCCGCCCGGGGCCCTGCCGTCGCCTTCGGGCCCGGCTCCGACCATACGCTTCGGCCGGCGCCGTTTGACGCTCCGCCGGGGCTTCTCTAACGAGAAGCCGCTATGGCCACGGCGTCCCGCGCATCTCCCCCGGCATTGATTGCCGCCCCCGCCGGCGCTGCGCGCGGACGGCGCGTGACGGTCGGCCTGCTTGGCGGCTCGTTCAATCCCGCGCATGGCGGCCACCGCGCCATTTCGCTGTTCGCGCGCGAGGCGCTGGGGCTCGACGAGATCTGGTGGCTCGTCTCGCCGGGCAATCCGCTCAAGCCGCGCGCCGGCATGGCGCCGCTGCGCGCCCGCGTGGCAAGCACCCGCAAGACCGCGCGGGGCGCACCGATCCGCGTCACGGCCATCGAGCGGGATCTGGGCACGCGCTACACCGTGGATACGCTGCGCGCGCTGCGCCGGCGCTATCCCCGCATCCGCTTCATCTGGCTCATGGGCGGCGATAATCTCGCGCAATTCCACCAGTGGAAGGCCTGGCGCGACATCGCGCGCGGAACAGCCATTGCCGTCATCGCCCGTCCGGGCTATATTGGGAAGGCTTTAGGCTCACCTGCCATGGCCTGGTTGCGGCGTTTCGTCCGACCCGCGCGCCAGAGTAAAAGCTGGACGACATGGAGACTGCCGGCGCTCGTGCATCTGCGCTTTCGCCCTGATCCGCGATCGGCCACCCTGCTGCGGCAGAAGGCCCCCCATTGGCACCGAAGCTTTGCTTTTGCCGCGCCGCGTGACGGCGTGACCGGTCGCCGCATACCGAAGGAGTGACATTGCCCGACCCTTTACCGACCCGGATCGCCAGCCCCGCCAATGACGTGGGCCATCTTTCCAACGGCTTCGAATCGCCTGCCGACCACCTGCTGGGCATCGTGCTCCAGTCGCTGGACGACGATCAGGCCCAGGATGTCGTCAGCATCCCGCTCGCAGGCAAGAGCAGCATCGCCGACCATATCGTGATCGCTTCCGGCCGCTCCTCGCGCCAGGTCGCCGCCATCGCGCAGAAGCTCGCCGAGCGGATCAAGGAGGCTACGGGCCGCCATGTCCGCATCGAGGGGCTGCCCGTTGCCGACTGGGTGCTGATCGACGCGGGCGATGTCGTCGTCCACGTCTTCCGCCCGGAAGTGCGCAGCTTCTACAATCTCGAGCGCATGTGGGGCTTCTCGGACGCGCCGCTGGCCGCTGGAGAAGCCTGAGCGCGGTCAGCCGATCCGCCACGCCGGCAGGGACCGGGCGCGCACCGGAGCCCGGACCGGGCACCGGGCAGCTCGTCCGGCCGGGCCGAGACCGGCCGGCGCGCAGGCGATGCCGCCTATCCTCGCCGCATAAATCCGGCCAGCAACGGACGTAAGCGATGCTTCTCCACATTCTCGCGCGGGGGCGCATCGGCCGCTCCCCGGAAGCCGAGCTGGTCGAGCGCTACATGAAGCGCGTCACCTGGCCGACCCGCATCACCGAACTGCCCGATCGGGGCGGCAAGGTGCCGCCGCCGCCGCAAACTCCTGCCGTGGCCGTCATGCTTGACGAGACGGGCGTGCAGATGAGTTCCATGGCATTCGCCGAACGCCTCGGCCGCTGGCGCGACGACGGGATGCGCGAATGCCGCTTCCTCATCGGCGCCGCCGACGGCTTCTCGGACGAGGAGCGCGCGGCCGCCAGCCTGCGCATCGCCTTTGGCGCCATGACCTGGCCGCACATGATGGCGCGCGCGATGCTGGCCGAACAGCTCTGGCGCGCCACAAGCATCCTTGCCAATCACCCTTATCATCGCGAGGGATAGCGCATGATCGCCTTGCGCCGCCCCGCTGTCCTCCTACCGCTGCTGCTGGGGATCGCGCTGCTGCCGGTCGCGTTGCTGGCGCAGGGCGCAGGGCAGCCGGTCCCCGGAACGAGCCTGGACGAGGAGCGTGCGGCGCTCCTGCGGGCGAGAGCGCAGGCGGAGGAGGCCCGCAAGCGCAGCGAGGCGCTGGAAGCGAGCGCGCGCAAGGCGGCGAACGCGGCGGACCGCACGCGCGACCAGATCGCCGCGCTCGCCGCGCGCATCCAGCAGAGCGAGGCGGATCTGCGCGCGGGCGAAGCGCGGGTCGGCATCATCGCGCGGCTCCAGCGCGCGCAAGCGAAGCGACTCGCCGAGCGCCAGACCCCCATCGTCCGGCTGACGGCGGCGCTCCAGCAGATCGCTCGCCGGTCACCCGTGCTCACGCTGGTGGAACCCGGCACGGTGGGCGATGCGGTTCATCGCCGCATCGTCCTCGCACAAGTGATGCCGGTGGTGATGGCGCGCACGCGCGACTTGCGGGCCGAGATCGCCCGCAGCGCCGACCTGCGCGAGAGCGCCGAGGCGGCAGCCGGCGCCCTTGCCCGCACCCGGGACGGCCTCGCCGCGCAGCAGCAGACGCTCGCCAGCCTCGAGCAACGCCAGCGCGTCGCCTCGCGCCAGTTGCGGGACAGCGCCAGCCTGGAGATCGAGCGATCCCTCGCGATGGCGGAGGAAGCGCGCGACATCGGCGAGCTCATGCAGACCATCGAGGAAGCGGGCGTAATCCGCGACGCCCTGCTCGCTCTCCCCGGCCCGGTCCCGCGCCCGGACACGCCCGATGACGCCCCCCTCCCGCGCGAGAATGGTGGGCCGGCAAACGCGGCGCTGTCCGGCGATGGCGCGCGTCCACCCATTTACCGCCTGCCCGTCGTCGGCGATGTCGTCACCGGATTCGGCGAGGTCAGCGAAAGCGGGTTGCGCGCGCGCGGCCTCACCATTCTGACGGCGCCCGGCGCCACCGTCGTCGCGCCCGCCGCCGGCCGCATTGCCTTCGCCGGCCCCTTCCGCGGCTATGGCCAGATCGTCATCATCGAGCATGGCGGCGGCTGGACAAGCCTCGTCGCCCGGCTGGACCGGGTTTCGGCGCAGGTGGGGGACATCGTGCGCCAGGGCGATCCGCTCGGCGCCACCGGCCCCGGCAAGCCCCGATTGCTCGTCGAACTGCGCCGGCAGGACCGGCCGATCGACATCGGCGCGCTGCTGCGATGAGACAGGCGCCGTTCAGCATCGCGTAACGCTTCGCCGCGCAGGATGAGGCAAAGCTAGGCAGACCCGGCAATCCCGCCTATATCGAGCCCGAAGCGTCTTTTCGAAAGCCACGCAATGTCCAGTGCCCGCCGCACATTCCTGGTCCGCTCCGTCGCCATCCTCGGCGCCATCGCGCTCGTGCCCGCCTCCACCTCGGCGGTGACGGAAAGCGAGAGCGAGACCTTCAAGCAGCTCGACCTGTTCATGGACGTCTTCCAGCGCGTCCGCTCCAGCTATGTGGAGAAAGTCGACGACGCGACGCTCATCAAGGGCGCCATCGAGGGCATGCTCTCCAGCCTCGATCCGCACAGCTCCTATCTGGACGTGCGCGACTTCGAGAATCTGAGGACGCAGACGGAAGGCAGCTATGGCGGCCTTGGACTTTCGGTCACGCTGGAAGAAGGCGTAGTGAAGGTCATTGCCCCCACGGACGATACGCCCGCTGCCCGCGCCGGCATCAAGGCCGGGGATTACATCACCCATATCGACGGCAAGCTGATCTACGGCGGCTCGCTCGACGAATCGGTCGACAAGATGCGCGGCGCCCCGGGCACGACCGTCAAGCTGACCATTGCCCGCGCAGGGCGCGACGAGCCCATCGAGCTGGAGCTGACCCGCGCGATCATCGACATCAAGCCGGTCAAATGGCAAGTGAAGGGCAATGTCGGCGTCATCAAGATCGTCAGCTTCTCCGCCAACACCGGGGCGGACGTGCGCAGCGCCATCCGCAGCATCGAGAAGTCGCTGGGCCACAAGCCGACCGGCTATGTGCTCGACATGCGCTCCAATCCGGGTGGATTGCTCGACGAGGCAGTGAGCGTCTCGGACGTGTTCCTGGAAAAGGGCCAGATCGTCTCGCAGCGCGGCCGCCTGCGCGAGGACACGCGTCCTTATTATGCCCGGCCGGGTGACGATACCAATGGATCGCCCATTGTCGTGCTGATCGACGCCGGCTCCGCGTCCGCCTCGGAGATCGTCGCGGGCGCCCTGCAGGATCATGGCCGCGCGCTCGTCATGGGCGAGCGCAGCTTCGGCAAGGGCAGCGTGCAGACGCTGCTGCCGCTCTCCTCGGACACCGCGCTGCGTCTCACCACCGCGCGCTATTACACGCCCAATGGCAAGTCCGTGCAGGAAGGCGGCATCGAGCCCGACATTCTCGTGCCCCAGCTCTCCGATCCGGATTACGCCAAGCGGCCCCGCTATCGGGAAAGCGACTTGCGGCGCCATCTCATCAACGAAGCGAAGCTCGACCGCAGCGAACTGGAGACCGACACCAACACCGATCCGCGTTTCACGGCCACGGCCGAGGAACTGGAGAAGCAGGGCATCGAGGACTTCCAGCTCCAGTACGCGCTGGAGACGATCGGGCGACTGGCGCCCTCGTCCCAGCTTGCGGCGGCGAAGAAGGTGGCCGGGCAGAAATAAGATGCGGCGCGAGGCTTTCCTGTCCTTCGCCCGCTTCGTGGCGATCATGCTGCCGTTCGGCCTGCTCGTCGGTGCCCTCGTCTCCCAATATGTCGGGGGGCTTTTCCCCTGCGAAATGTGCATGTGGCAGCGCTGGCCGCATCTGCTCGCAATCGCGGCGGCGATGGCGGCAATCGGCCTGCGCCGCAATCCGTTCGGGAGCGGCGTCTTCACCCTGCTCGCGGCGCTCTTCATTGCCACGAGCGGGCTGATCGGCGTCTATCATGCCGGGGTCGAATATGGGCTGTGGGAAGGCGTCACCACCTGCTCCACCATGGCCCGGCCCACGCCCGGCCAGTCGATGCTCGACAGCATCATGGAAGCGCGGCTCGTGCGCTGCGACGTGGCTCCCTGGTCGCTGTTCGGCATTTCCCTGGCCGGTTACAATGCCCTCTTCTCCCTGGGCGGCGCGCTGCTGATCTTCGCCCTGCTGCGCAAATGGAGCCGCTCATGACCTCCCCCGCACCCCATCCGCCCCGCCCCGGCGCCGGACGTGCCGATCGCGCGGCGATGCTGCGTGTCGATCAGGCCGGAGAGTTCGGCGCCGTGCGCATTTATGCAGGGCAGCTCGCCGTGCTGGGGGACCGGCACCCGATGAGCCGGCAGATCGCGCATATGGCGGCGCAGGAAGAGCGGCATCGGGCGCATTTCGACCGGATGATCGTGGAACGCGGCGTGCGGCCGACCATCCTGCAACCCTTCTGGCATGTGGCGGGTTTTGCTCTGGGTGCGGCCACGGCCCTCATCGGTCCGGAAGCCGCGATGGCCTGCACCGCGGCGATCGAGACTGAGATCGACGACCATTATGGCCGGCAGCTCGAGGAGATCGGCGAGGATGATCCCGCGCTTTCCGGCGCCATCGAGGAGTTTCAGGCCGAGGAAGTGGAGCACCGCGATACGGCGATCGCGCATGGCGCGGAAGCGGCCCCTGCCTATCCGCTGCTGTTCGGGATGATCCGTCTCGGTTGCCGGGCCGCCATTGCCCTGTCACAGCGTTTCTGAATCACAGCGTTTCTGAAGAAGGAAGTTCTCCCATGCGCGCCCCGCTCCTCCTCCTTGCCCTTGGCACCACCCTCATGGGCCTTCCCATGGGCAGCGCGGCCATGGCGCAGGACGTGCCCGCCATCGGCCCGCAGGATACGGAGAAGGTGAAGCAGGTGTTCGTCTATGGCGACGATCCCTGCCCGGCGAGCAGCGGCGATGAGATCGTGGTTTGCGCCCGCATGCCGGACAATGAGCGCTATCGCATTCCCAAGGATCTGCGCACCGATCCGCTGGACCCCAAGGTGCAGAGCTGGGCGAACCGCGCGCGCTCCATCGAATATGTCGGCCGGGAAGGCATCGACAGCTGCTCGCCCACCGGCGGCGGCGGCTTCACCGGCTGTTTCCAGCAGATCGCCCGCGCCGCGCGCGAAGAGCGCCAGACCATGCTCGGCAGCGCGACCTGGGCGGACGCGGTGGAAAAGGCCCGCTCCGAACGTCTCGGCAATCTCGATGCCGAATCGGAAGAGATCGAGCAGCAGGCACGCGAGGAAGAAGCCGAGGCTGCCCGCCTGAAGGCCGCGCAGGAAGCGCAGCAGAAGAAGCAGAAGGAACAGGGCCCGCGCGAACCGCAGCCGCAGTGACGCGGCCTCAAAGGAAATAGCGCAGCTTCACCGTCGTGTGCGTCACGCCCGCAC
Proteins encoded:
- a CDS encoding murein hydrolase activator EnvC family protein: MIALRRPAVLLPLLLGIALLPVALLAQGAGQPVPGTSLDEERAALLRARAQAEEARKRSEALEASARKAANAADRTRDQIAALAARIQQSEADLRAGEARVGIIARLQRAQAKRLAERQTPIVRLTAALQQIARRSPVLTLVEPGTVGDAVHRRIVLAQVMPVVMARTRDLRAEIARSADLRESAEAAAGALARTRDGLAAQQQTLASLEQRQRVASRQLRDSASLEIERSLAMAEEARDIGELMQTIEEAGVIRDALLALPGPVPRPDTPDDAPLPRENGGPANAALSGDGARPPIYRLPVVGDVVTGFGEVSESGLRARGLTILTAPGATVVAPAAGRIAFAGPFRGYGQIVIIEHGGGWTSLVARLDRVSAQVGDIVRQGDPLGATGPGKPRLLVELRRQDRPIDIGALLR
- the rsfS gene encoding ribosome silencing factor; the protein is MGHLSNGFESPADHLLGIVLQSLDDDQAQDVVSIPLAGKSSIADHIVIASGRSSRQVAAIAQKLAERIKEATGRHVRIEGLPVADWVLIDAGDVVVHVFRPEVRSFYNLERMWGFSDAPLAAGEA
- a CDS encoding glycosyl transferase family protein encodes the protein MGLALTAAELLRNELLLFAAIGLLLGGLDDLAIDGLYATRRLWRSITIYSRIARMTACDLPPPGRAGPIAVFVPAWDEGEVIGPMLRACLHKWRDEDVHLFVGAYPNDPVTLERVRQVTAGPDGARVSLVLNPRPGPTTKADCLNQLWGAMRAWEQAQGREMLAVVLHDAEDVVHRDALRLIGLLAPRFGLVQLPVLPLASARSRWIAGHYCDEFAEHHGKSLAVREALGAALPSAGVGCGFNRRVLGRIAAARGELPFDPDSLTEDYELGLRIGEAGDRGVLVRMRDEDGALIATREYFPDTLGAAVRQKARWTVGIALAGWDRMGWSGSWHERWMRLRDRRAALAALVLLAAYLGLLMAGLVAIAELAGRASAPLPWPLPWLLKITGVILGWRLLVRMIFVWRAYGWWEALLSVPRSLVANIIAMLAVRRAVDIYVRHLRGQRLVWDKTTHRFPDAAEPSRS
- a CDS encoding demethoxyubiquinone hydroxylase family protein; this encodes MTSPAPHPPRPGAGRADRAAMLRVDQAGEFGAVRIYAGQLAVLGDRHPMSRQIAHMAAQEERHRAHFDRMIVERGVRPTILQPFWHVAGFALGAATALIGPEAAMACTAAIETEIDDHYGRQLEEIGEDDPALSGAIEEFQAEEVEHRDTAIAHGAEAAPAYPLLFGMIRLGCRAAIALSQRF
- a CDS encoding disulfide bond formation protein B produces the protein MRREAFLSFARFVAIMLPFGLLVGALVSQYVGGLFPCEMCMWQRWPHLLAIAAAMAAIGLRRNPFGSGVFTLLAALFIATSGLIGVYHAGVEYGLWEGVTTCSTMARPTPGQSMLDSIMEARLVRCDVAPWSLFGISLAGYNALFSLGGALLIFALLRKWSRS
- a CDS encoding S41 family peptidase, with amino-acid sequence MSSARRTFLVRSVAILGAIALVPASTSAVTESESETFKQLDLFMDVFQRVRSSYVEKVDDATLIKGAIEGMLSSLDPHSSYLDVRDFENLRTQTEGSYGGLGLSVTLEEGVVKVIAPTDDTPAARAGIKAGDYITHIDGKLIYGGSLDESVDKMRGAPGTTVKLTIARAGRDEPIELELTRAIIDIKPVKWQVKGNVGVIKIVSFSANTGADVRSAIRSIEKSLGHKPTGYVLDMRSNPGGLLDEAVSVSDVFLEKGQIVSQRGRLREDTRPYYARPGDDTNGSPIVVLIDAGSASASEIVAGALQDHGRALVMGERSFGKGSVQTLLPLSSDTALRLTTARYYTPNGKSVQEGGIEPDILVPQLSDPDYAKRPRYRESDLRRHLINEAKLDRSELETDTNTDPRFTATAEELEKQGIEDFQLQYALETIGRLAPSSQLAAAKKVAGQK
- a CDS encoding nicotinate-nucleotide adenylyltransferase, translating into MATASRASPPALIAAPAGAARGRRVTVGLLGGSFNPAHGGHRAISLFAREALGLDEIWWLVSPGNPLKPRAGMAPLRARVASTRKTARGAPIRVTAIERDLGTRYTVDTLRALRRRYPRIRFIWLMGGDNLAQFHQWKAWRDIARGTAIAVIARPGYIGKALGSPAMAWLRRFVRPARQSKSWTTWRLPALVHLRFRPDPRSATLLRQKAPHWHRSFAFAAPRDGVTGRRIPKE
- a CDS encoding 23S rRNA (pseudouridine(1915)-N(3))-methyltransferase RlmH translates to MLLHILARGRIGRSPEAELVERYMKRVTWPTRITELPDRGGKVPPPPQTPAVAVMLDETGVQMSSMAFAERLGRWRDDGMRECRFLIGAADGFSDEERAAASLRIAFGAMTWPHMMARAMLAEQLWRATSILANHPYHREG